In the genome of bacterium, one region contains:
- a CDS encoding FAD-dependent oxidoreductase produces MKTVREPAAEIPVVAHSDVVVVGGGPAGLAAAVAAARNGAEVLLLERYGYLGGMASGGMVVLLDDMCDARGRTVAGIAQEIIDRMVAVGGAVVPPLDQCFKQDVELWWRWARWGFEDFYARTTPHPTTYGASFDPEAWKQISLAMATEAGVRLRMHSWFSRAVVEDARVGAVIMETKAGRQAISGRVFVDATGDGDVFASAGAPFVQSNYMLTLVHRLADVDVDRVVRFERDHPEEAHALNTAVKRLIGGSWDFWWLRTPREGVVWCNCPHLHGLNGLSVEDLTQLEGETRRRFVAAISWLRTHMPGFERAYILDAAPQAGVRQTRLLEGEYVLTKDDVVQRRQFPDVIGRGRDYFMPYRSILPKRIDGLLAAGRCFSATPEAQKLSREIPPCMVMGEAAGTAAAMAIEAGVEPRALDVHALQHRLRAQGADLGSPSPSGAAKISGGEGG; encoded by the coding sequence GTGAAGACGGTTCGCGAGCCCGCCGCTGAGATTCCGGTCGTCGCGCACTCCGACGTGGTGGTCGTGGGCGGGGGCCCCGCCGGGCTCGCCGCCGCCGTGGCCGCGGCGCGCAACGGGGCGGAGGTCCTCCTCCTCGAGCGGTACGGATACCTGGGAGGGATGGCGTCGGGGGGGATGGTCGTGCTCCTCGACGACATGTGCGATGCGAGAGGCCGGACCGTCGCCGGGATCGCCCAGGAGATTATCGACCGGATGGTCGCGGTCGGCGGCGCGGTCGTCCCTCCGCTCGACCAATGCTTCAAACAAGACGTCGAGCTCTGGTGGCGGTGGGCGCGCTGGGGCTTCGAGGACTTCTACGCCCGGACGACCCCCCACCCCACGACCTATGGGGCCTCCTTCGACCCCGAAGCGTGGAAGCAGATCTCGCTCGCCATGGCGACCGAGGCGGGGGTGCGGCTGCGCATGCACTCGTGGTTCTCGCGGGCGGTGGTGGAGGACGCCCGGGTCGGCGCGGTCATCATGGAAACGAAGGCCGGGCGGCAGGCGATCTCCGGCCGGGTGTTTGTGGATGCCACCGGCGACGGCGACGTGTTCGCGAGCGCCGGCGCGCCGTTCGTCCAGAGCAACTACATGCTGACGCTCGTGCATCGGCTGGCGGACGTGGACGTGGACCGTGTCGTCCGGTTCGAACGGGACCACCCCGAGGAGGCCCACGCTCTCAACACCGCCGTGAAGCGGCTGATCGGGGGATCGTGGGACTTTTGGTGGCTGCGCACCCCCCGCGAAGGTGTCGTCTGGTGTAACTGCCCCCACCTCCACGGCCTCAACGGGTTGTCGGTCGAGGACCTCACCCAGCTCGAGGGGGAGACGCGGCGCCGGTTCGTCGCCGCCATCTCCTGGCTGAGAACCCACATGCCGGGGTTCGAGCGCGCCTACATCCTCGATGCGGCACCCCAGGCCGGCGTGCGGCAGACCCGGCTCCTGGAGGGCGAGTACGTGCTGACCAAGGATGACGTCGTGCAGCGGCGACAGTTCCCCGACGTCATCGGCCGGGGCCGCGACTATTTCATGCCGTACCGATCGATCCTCCCCAAGCGCATCGACGGCCTGCTGGCCGCCGGGCGCTGCTTCTCCGCCACGCCCGAGGCGCAGAAGCTGAGCCGGGAGATCCCGCCCTGCATGGTGATGGGAGAGGCGGCCGGCACCGCCGCGGCGATGGCGATCGAGGCCGGGGTGGAACCGCGGGCCCTCGATGTCCACGCTCTCCAGCACCGCCTGCGCGCCCAGGGCGCCGATCTGGGGTCCCCCTCGCCGAGCGGAGCGGCGAAGATCTCGGGCGGAGAAGGCGGCTGA
- a CDS encoding enoyl-CoA hydratase-related protein, which produces MPERVWTEAGIRFQADGAVARVTIDRPEVLNALNRAAHDALSRAWDQVRDDPELRVAVVSGTGARAFCAGADMKDAAEASGLEYLAHGPRLGAGGLSLRRDLLKPVIAAVNGLALGGGFELALGCDLIVAAEHAEFGFPEPRVGRMALDGGIALLARHVPLKVAMGLLLTGRRIGAHAALAAGLVNEVVAAADLMPAAERWAADVLACAPLAVEATKRIALGAQDLPRWAASRWFPRELLDAVASDDGVEGVRAFREKRPPKWKRR; this is translated from the coding sequence ATGCCGGAGCGCGTGTGGACGGAGGCGGGCATTCGCTTTCAGGCGGACGGCGCGGTCGCCCGCGTGACGATCGACCGGCCGGAGGTGTTGAACGCCCTCAACCGGGCGGCCCACGACGCCCTGTCTCGGGCCTGGGATCAGGTGCGAGACGATCCCGAACTCCGGGTCGCGGTGGTCAGCGGAACCGGCGCCCGCGCGTTCTGCGCCGGCGCCGACATGAAGGACGCCGCGGAGGCGAGCGGCCTCGAATATCTGGCGCACGGACCGCGGCTGGGCGCGGGCGGACTGTCGCTGCGGCGCGACCTACTCAAGCCGGTGATCGCTGCGGTGAACGGCCTCGCCCTCGGCGGCGGCTTCGAACTGGCGCTCGGCTGCGATCTGATCGTTGCTGCCGAGCATGCCGAATTCGGGTTCCCCGAGCCCCGGGTCGGCCGGATGGCGCTCGACGGCGGGATCGCGCTGCTGGCGCGCCATGTGCCGCTGAAGGTGGCGATGGGCCTGCTCCTCACGGGCCGCCGGATCGGGGCCCACGCCGCGCTGGCGGCCGGCCTTGTCAACGAGGTCGTCGCGGCGGCGGACCTCATGCCGGCCGCGGAACGATGGGCCGCCGACGTCCTCGCCTGCGCGCCGCTCGCCGTCGAGGCGACGAAGCGCATCGCGCTCGGCGCCCAAGACCTCCCCCGCTGGGCCGCGTCACGATGGTTTCCCCGCGAGCTCCTCGATGCGGTCGCCTCGGACGACGGCGTCGAGGGGGTGCGGGCATTCCGCGAGAAGCGGCCGCCGAAGTGGAAACGGCGATGA
- a CDS encoding xanthine dehydrogenase family protein molybdopterin-binding subunit translates to MTGGPVGQPLRRKEDPRLLRGRGRYVDDLALPGMVQLAFVRSPHAHAAVTGVDVSAARRVPGVTAVFRDDDLPVRPIVAEFHGPGYAGGRWPALAGSRVRFVGEAVAAVAAVDRYVAEDAVDRIAVAYAPLPPLTSAEEALRPEAPRLHDDVPGNVYFRAAYVHGAVDEAFAGAPVLVRGTFRHQRIAGGPLEGRGIVAAWDARERLTVWACTQVPHILRRGLARFLDLRESQIRVVAPEVGGGFGPKMHLYPEDLVVCAAAHRLGCPVKWVEDRRENLLTMTQAREQVIEAAAVADRGGRILAVRAEIVGDAGAYSVFPLTAALEPMGTAQIIPGPYRVPAYAYTAMAVGSNKPPVGAYRGVGMGIGVFVMERLIDKVAAAIGADPIEVRRINFIRADEFPHTSPTGLVYDSGRYEDTLDAALAAFRYTDAREEQARGRSEGRLIGIGVSAFTEYTGMGSTTFARRGMTDVRGDDSARIVVDDAGHVRAHPSCPSQGQGHETVFAQLVAAELGVDPAQVTVVPVDTDLTPEGSGTFGSRAVIAGGGALRRAAEEVNAKAVAIAARLLEAAPRDVIADRGRFAVRGVRGRSVAWAEVARAAHAPAAAGLLPSVEMGLEATASYDPPPAAFSNGAHLALVEVDRHTGRVAVLRYVIAEDCGPLVNPLLVEGQIHGGLAQGLGEAFLEEVRYDDAGQPLTATFMDYLLPAAVETPSVKMVHLETPSPFTAGGFKGMGESATIGAPACIANAVSDALGRSVDALPITPPRVLGWLCPAPSEPGRPPTTP, encoded by the coding sequence ATGACCGGCGGACCGGTCGGACAACCGCTCCGGCGGAAGGAAGACCCGCGCCTCCTTCGGGGGCGCGGGCGATACGTCGACGATTTAGCGCTGCCGGGAATGGTGCAGCTGGCGTTCGTCCGGTCGCCGCACGCACACGCGGCGGTCACCGGGGTCGATGTGTCCGCCGCGCGTCGGGTGCCCGGGGTGACGGCCGTCTTCCGGGACGACGATCTGCCGGTGCGGCCGATCGTCGCCGAGTTTCATGGGCCGGGCTACGCCGGTGGCCGCTGGCCCGCCCTCGCCGGCAGCCGCGTGCGGTTCGTAGGCGAGGCGGTCGCGGCCGTGGCCGCGGTCGATCGCTATGTGGCCGAGGACGCCGTCGATCGGATCGCGGTGGCGTATGCGCCGCTTCCACCGCTCACCTCTGCTGAAGAGGCGCTTCGGCCGGAGGCGCCGCGGCTTCACGACGACGTTCCGGGCAATGTGTACTTTCGGGCGGCGTATGTGCACGGCGCCGTGGACGAGGCGTTCGCGGGCGCCCCCGTGCTCGTGCGCGGCACGTTTCGCCATCAGCGAATCGCCGGAGGGCCGCTCGAGGGACGCGGGATCGTCGCGGCATGGGATGCCCGGGAGCGGCTCACCGTGTGGGCGTGCACACAAGTCCCCCACATCCTTAGGAGGGGATTAGCCCGGTTCCTCGACCTCCGGGAGTCCCAGATCCGGGTCGTCGCCCCCGAGGTCGGCGGGGGGTTTGGCCCGAAGATGCACCTCTACCCGGAGGACCTCGTCGTGTGTGCCGCCGCCCACCGCCTCGGCTGCCCCGTCAAATGGGTCGAGGATCGACGCGAGAACCTCTTGACGATGACCCAGGCCCGCGAACAGGTCATCGAGGCCGCCGCGGTCGCGGATCGCGGCGGTCGCATCCTCGCGGTCAGGGCGGAGATCGTGGGCGATGCGGGGGCATACTCCGTCTTCCCGCTCACCGCGGCTCTGGAACCGATGGGCACGGCGCAGATCATCCCGGGGCCGTACCGCGTGCCGGCGTACGCGTACACGGCGATGGCGGTCGGATCGAACAAGCCTCCGGTCGGCGCCTACCGCGGGGTGGGGATGGGGATCGGCGTCTTCGTCATGGAACGCCTGATAGACAAGGTGGCGGCGGCCATCGGAGCCGATCCGATCGAGGTGCGCCGGATCAACTTCATCCGCGCCGACGAATTTCCGCACACCTCCCCCACCGGGCTCGTCTACGACAGCGGCCGGTACGAGGACACCCTCGACGCCGCGCTGGCCGCGTTCCGGTACACCGATGCCCGGGAGGAGCAGGCCCGAGGGCGATCGGAGGGCCGACTGATCGGGATCGGGGTCAGCGCGTTCACCGAGTACACCGGCATGGGCTCGACGACGTTCGCCCGCCGCGGGATGACCGATGTGCGCGGGGACGACAGCGCCAGGATCGTGGTGGACGATGCCGGACACGTCCGGGCCCACCCATCGTGTCCGTCGCAGGGACAGGGCCACGAAACGGTCTTCGCGCAGCTGGTCGCCGCCGAATTGGGAGTCGACCCCGCCCAGGTGACCGTGGTCCCGGTGGATACCGATCTGACCCCCGAGGGCAGCGGCACGTTCGGCAGCCGCGCGGTCATCGCCGGCGGCGGAGCGCTCCGGCGCGCGGCGGAGGAGGTCAACGCGAAGGCCGTCGCCATCGCGGCGCGCCTGCTCGAGGCCGCCCCGCGTGACGTGATCGCCGACCGCGGCCGTTTCGCGGTCCGCGGCGTCCGCGGACGGTCGGTGGCGTGGGCGGAGGTCGCCCGCGCCGCCCACGCTCCCGCAGCTGCGGGGCTGCTCCCGAGCGTTGAGATGGGCTTGGAAGCGACCGCATCCTACGATCCACCCCCCGCAGCCTTCAGCAACGGGGCGCACCTGGCGTTGGTCGAGGTGGACCGTCACACCGGTCGGGTCGCAGTTCTCCGGTACGTCATCGCCGAGGACTGCGGCCCCTTGGTGAACCCCCTCCTCGTCGAGGGGCAGATCCACGGGGGGCTGGCCCAGGGACTCGGCGAGGCGTTCCTGGAGGAGGTGCGTTACGACGATGCCGGCCAGCCACTCACCGCGACGTTCATGGACTACTTGCTCCCCGCCGCGGTGGAGACGCCGTCCGTAAAGATGGTTCACTTGGAAACGCCGTCACCGTTCACCGCGGGCGGCTTCAAGGGCATGGGAGAGTCCGCGACGATTGGGGCACCGGCCTGCATCGCGAACGCGGTCAGCGACGCGCTGGGGCGGTCGGTCGATGCGCTCCCCATCACCCCCCCGCGTGTCCTCGGATGGCTCTGCCCCGCACCGTCAGAGCCTGGTCGACCTCCGACCACCCCGTGA
- a CDS encoding xanthine dehydrogenase family protein molybdopterin-binding subunit — protein MIIGASVKRKEDPRFLTGRARYVGDIALAGMLHAMLVRSPHAHARLTSIDPAAARARPGVALVATAADLGPVPPIPIRLGPRPGLEGFLQPPLAGDRVRYVGEPVALVVTADRYSAEEAAEMVAVRYDPLPVMGDVGRALSGAAAVLHAGAADNLADLLTMERGDPERALAGAEIRLRHRFHVQRHTGMPMETRGLVAAYEPGTGLLTVWGPTKVPQFNRQVLSDLLGVPAHRIRCVEPDVGGGFGVRGEFYPEDFLIPWAAMRLGRPVKWIEDRREHLLAANHSRQQVHDIEVGATRDGRLIALVDRVRVDMGAYLRTHGVTVPELTGAMLPGPYRIPHYRCEVACVLTNKTPTGTYRAPGRYEGTFVRERMMDLLAEAAGIDSVEVRRRNFIGPAEMPYDVGTATLDTRTIFDTGEYASALDAALDAADYPRWRASQAEARARGRYLGIGVACIVEKSGVGPWETARAEIDGSGHVVVYSGIASLGQGVETAFAQICAEELHVAVDEVEVVHGDTALIPYGLGAFASRGAAVGGSAVLLASRALREKVLACAARRLEAARTDLVLEHGRVTVRGAPGRGLTFKELAAAAAPAQTLPLGIEPGLSATEFFQVSRMTYPYGTHVAIVEVDPDTGQLAILRYAVAYDVGRAINPMLVDGQLVGGLAQGIGGALLEELVYDSDGQMLSATLMDYLLPTSVEMPQVVSVKILEETPTPLNPLGVKGVGEGGAAGAGAAIANAVADALRPLGAEVRALPLSPDRIVALVREARPGGSGARRA, from the coding sequence TTGATTATCGGGGCATCGGTCAAGCGAAAGGAAGACCCCCGGTTCCTCACCGGACGAGCCCGTTACGTCGGGGACATCGCCCTCGCTGGGATGCTACACGCCATGCTGGTGCGGAGCCCGCACGCCCACGCACGACTCACGTCAATCGATCCCGCCGCGGCGCGGGCACGGCCCGGGGTGGCGCTGGTGGCCACGGCCGCGGACCTCGGACCGGTCCCCCCAATCCCGATCCGTCTGGGGCCGCGGCCCGGCCTCGAGGGATTCCTTCAACCCCCCCTCGCCGGCGATCGCGTCCGGTACGTCGGCGAGCCCGTCGCCCTGGTCGTGACCGCCGATCGGTATTCGGCCGAGGAAGCGGCCGAGATGGTCGCGGTTCGCTACGATCCGCTCCCGGTGATGGGCGATGTCGGGCGGGCCCTCAGCGGGGCTGCCGCCGTCCTGCATGCGGGGGCCGCGGACAACCTCGCCGACCTCTTGACCATGGAGCGCGGAGACCCCGAACGCGCCCTGGCGGGGGCGGAGATCCGCCTCCGGCACCGCTTCCACGTGCAGCGGCACACGGGGATGCCGATGGAAACCCGGGGTCTGGTGGCCGCCTACGAACCCGGAACCGGGCTGCTCACGGTGTGGGGACCGACGAAGGTCCCGCAGTTCAACCGCCAGGTCCTCAGCGACCTGCTGGGCGTGCCGGCGCACCGGATTCGCTGCGTGGAGCCGGACGTGGGCGGCGGCTTCGGCGTCCGCGGGGAGTTCTACCCGGAGGACTTCCTCATCCCCTGGGCGGCGATGCGGCTCGGACGTCCGGTGAAGTGGATCGAGGACCGAAGGGAGCATTTGCTGGCCGCGAACCATTCCCGGCAGCAGGTCCACGACATCGAGGTGGGCGCAACTCGGGACGGGCGCCTGATCGCCCTGGTCGATCGCGTGCGCGTGGACATGGGTGCCTACCTGCGCACCCACGGCGTCACGGTCCCGGAGCTGACCGGCGCCATGCTCCCGGGCCCCTATCGAATTCCCCACTACCGCTGTGAGGTCGCCTGCGTCCTCACCAACAAAACGCCCACGGGGACGTATCGCGCACCCGGCCGGTACGAGGGGACCTTCGTGCGCGAGCGGATGATGGACCTGCTCGCCGAAGCCGCCGGGATCGACTCGGTGGAGGTCCGCCGGCGCAACTTCATCGGGCCGGCGGAGATGCCGTACGACGTCGGCACGGCGACCCTCGACACGCGCACGATCTTCGACACCGGCGAGTACGCTTCGGCCCTTGATGCGGCGCTGGACGCGGCGGACTATCCCCGCTGGCGTGCTTCCCAGGCGGAGGCCCGCGCTCGGGGCCGCTACCTCGGCATCGGGGTGGCCTGCATCGTAGAGAAATCAGGCGTCGGGCCGTGGGAAACCGCGCGCGCGGAGATCGACGGGTCGGGGCACGTGGTCGTGTACTCCGGGATCGCCTCCCTCGGGCAGGGGGTGGAGACCGCGTTCGCGCAAATCTGCGCCGAAGAGCTGCACGTCGCGGTGGACGAGGTCGAGGTCGTCCACGGGGACACCGCCCTCATTCCGTACGGCCTCGGGGCGTTTGCCAGTCGGGGCGCCGCCGTCGGCGGCAGCGCCGTCCTCCTGGCCAGCCGCGCGCTCCGCGAGAAGGTGCTGGCCTGCGCGGCCCGCCGCCTCGAGGCCGCGCGCACGGACCTCGTCCTCGAGCACGGCCGTGTGACCGTGCGCGGCGCGCCGGGGCGGGGGCTCACGTTCAAAGAACTCGCCGCCGCCGCCGCCCCCGCCCAGACCTTACCGCTCGGCATCGAGCCGGGGTTGTCGGCCACGGAGTTCTTCCAGGTGTCGCGCATGACGTACCCCTACGGGACCCACGTGGCGATCGTCGAGGTCGACCCCGACACCGGCCAGCTCGCCATCCTGAGGTACGCCGTCGCCTACGACGTGGGCCGCGCGATCAACCCGATGCTCGTAGACGGTCAGCTCGTCGGCGGGCTCGCCCAGGGGATCGGCGGCGCGCTCCTCGAGGAGCTCGTGTACGACAGCGATGGGCAGATGCTCTCCGCCACGCTCATGGATTATCTGCTGCCGACGTCGGTGGAGATGCCGCAGGTGGTGTCCGTCAAAATTCTGGAGGAGACCCCGACTCCGCTCAACCCCCTGGGGGTGAAAGGCGTCGGCGAAGGGGGCGCCGCCGGGGCGGGGGCGGCGATCGCGAACGCGGTGGCGGACGCACTGCGGCCGCTCGGAGCGGAGGTGAGGGCGCTCCCCCTCTCGCCCGACCGCATCGTGGCCCTGGTCAGGGAGGCCCGCCCGGGGGGATCGGGCGCGCGCCGGGCATGA
- a CDS encoding MaoC/PaaZ C-terminal domain-containing protein, producing MTTARLAQVKIGTAVEITRTVAESDVYLFAGITGDDGRNHTDEEYMRTTRYGARLVQGAYLVGLMSAASVRWVETLDLPGASYGYDRIRFPHPVFLGDTIRVRYEVAAVDEERALVRSQATCTNQRGEVVAVGVHLLKLFPEDRTP from the coding sequence ATGACGACCGCCCGGCTGGCGCAGGTGAAGATCGGGACGGCGGTGGAAATCACGCGCACCGTCGCCGAGTCCGACGTCTACCTGTTCGCCGGGATCACCGGCGATGACGGCCGCAACCACACGGACGAAGAATACATGCGCACCACCCGGTACGGCGCCCGCCTGGTGCAGGGCGCCTACCTCGTCGGGTTGATGAGCGCCGCTTCGGTCCGGTGGGTCGAGACCCTCGACCTCCCCGGGGCCTCCTACGGGTACGACCGCATCCGGTTTCCGCATCCGGTGTTCCTGGGGGATACGATCCGGGTCCGGTACGAAGTCGCCGCCGTGGATGAGGAACGGGCCCTGGTCCGCTCGCAGGCCACCTGCACCAACCAGCGCGGTGAGGTGGTCGCGGTGGGGGTGCACCTGCTCAAGCTCTTCCCCGAGGACCGCACCCCGTGA
- a CDS encoding ABC transporter permease encodes MTHAGPSTAAIKAEGPAGGITRSPRRGRPLWRNYLVSASAFVVVLVAWQAIIVGFRVPAYLAPSPLMVLGALHTDSHTLLVNTWPTLIETVGGFVLGNLIAIFAAVGFVHNRMFRQSVYPLAVTLRTLPIVAISPILVLLLGNGYAPKIAIAALITFFPTLVNMADGLTAVDPQALELMHVLSASRWEVFRYLRWPTSLPYLFSALRIASTASLLGAIVGEWIGSNSGLGYLIVAATYDYRTPLLYATMAVASTLALVFFGVISVAERYVLSWRQPPGVGAE; translated from the coding sequence ATGACGCACGCCGGGCCGTCCACCGCAGCGATCAAAGCCGAGGGGCCGGCGGGAGGAATCACCCGGAGCCCTCGGCGGGGACGTCCGCTGTGGCGCAACTACCTCGTCTCCGCCTCCGCGTTTGTCGTGGTGCTGGTGGCGTGGCAGGCGATCATCGTGGGATTTCGCGTGCCGGCCTACCTTGCCCCCTCTCCGCTGATGGTTCTGGGAGCGCTCCACACCGACTCCCACACCCTGCTCGTCAACACCTGGCCCACCCTGATCGAGACGGTGGGGGGGTTCGTCTTGGGAAACCTGATCGCGATCTTCGCCGCCGTCGGGTTCGTGCACAATCGGATGTTCCGGCAGAGCGTCTACCCGCTGGCGGTCACCCTGCGGACGCTCCCCATCGTCGCGATCAGCCCGATCCTCGTCCTGCTGCTGGGCAACGGGTACGCCCCCAAGATCGCGATCGCCGCGCTGATCACCTTCTTCCCCACGCTGGTGAACATGGCCGACGGGCTGACCGCGGTCGATCCGCAGGCGCTCGAGCTGATGCACGTGTTGTCCGCCAGTCGCTGGGAGGTCTTCCGGTACCTGCGCTGGCCCACCTCGCTCCCCTATCTCTTTTCGGCGCTGCGGATCGCCAGCACGGCGAGCCTGCTCGGGGCGATCGTCGGCGAATGGATCGGGTCGAACTCGGGCCTCGGGTACCTGATCGTCGCCGCGACCTACGACTACCGCACCCCGCTCCTCTACGCCACGATGGCGGTCGCCTCGACGCTGGCGCTGGTGTTCTTCGGGGTGATCTCCGTGGCGGAGCGCTACGTCCTCTCCTGGCGCCAACCTCCCGGGGTGGGCGCGGAATGA
- a CDS encoding SDR family oxidoreductase: MDLGLEGKVALVTGGSKGIGRAVAAGLARERARVAVVARRAELLERAAREIGDQTGGEIAAFPGDMINPEDVTRVVAAVVARFGRIDVLVNNAGAAPGGLMLNLTEDDWQLALQGKFLGYVRCMRAVIPHMLRAGGGRIVNVVGNDGVKPTYLELTPSAANAADLAVTQALAEQYGKHRILINAVNPGPVSTDRWEGLVRGYARDKGISVEEAARRAAQSIPLGRFATPEEVADVVVFVASERASFMNGALITLDGGQRKAIMDT; this comes from the coding sequence ATGGACTTAGGATTGGAGGGAAAGGTCGCCCTCGTCACGGGAGGCAGCAAAGGGATCGGCAGGGCGGTGGCGGCCGGGCTGGCCCGCGAGCGAGCCCGGGTGGCCGTGGTCGCGCGGCGGGCGGAGTTGTTGGAACGGGCGGCCCGGGAGATCGGCGACCAGACCGGCGGAGAGATCGCGGCGTTCCCCGGCGATATGATCAACCCGGAGGATGTCACGCGGGTCGTGGCGGCCGTGGTGGCACGTTTTGGCCGAATCGACGTCCTCGTCAACAACGCCGGCGCCGCGCCCGGCGGGCTGATGCTGAACCTGACCGAGGACGATTGGCAGCTCGCGCTGCAGGGGAAGTTTCTGGGCTACGTCCGGTGCATGCGCGCCGTCATTCCACACATGCTGCGGGCGGGCGGCGGGCGCATCGTCAATGTCGTCGGCAACGATGGGGTCAAGCCGACCTACTTGGAGCTGACCCCCAGCGCCGCCAACGCCGCCGATCTGGCGGTCACCCAGGCGCTGGCGGAGCAGTACGGCAAGCACCGCATCCTCATCAACGCCGTCAACCCGGGACCGGTGAGCACCGATCGCTGGGAGGGGTTGGTGCGCGGATACGCCCGCGACAAGGGGATCAGCGTGGAGGAGGCGGCGCGCCGGGCCGCACAGAGCATTCCGCTCGGTCGGTTCGCCACCCCCGAGGAAGTGGCAGACGTTGTCGTGTTCGTGGCCTCGGAGCGGGCCAGCTTCATGAACGGAGCGCTGATCACGCTGGACGGCGGTCAGCGCAAGGCGATCATGGACACGTAA
- a CDS encoding CoA transferase: MTADGAPLPLAGVRVLDFTQITLGPIATQMLGDFGADVVKIERPGAGDYMRSTLVQPDGVSYVFLASNRNKRAVTIDLRQPAGREVVERLLRDADVLVHNFRPGTMERLGLGYEDVRERHPKLIYAVGSGYGLTGPYQAKGGQDVLAQALGGALLRRAEPDAPPEPFSTAVCDCAAGMLLVQGILLALLARQRTGRGQLVTSSLLDGMLYMQQQEATALLNAGQVVNWIGLPLNGTFRTKDDRWVVLIGAFKKDPLGDICRALDLGPLGKDPRYATEAAQMAHRADLQAIFRQRFAELTEAEALARLEAQDLLCAPVHGLDEAVVDPQVQHNDMIVDVPHPALGRFRTIGIPIKLSATPGRIRRSPPALGEHTDEVLAEAHYTGEEIDRLRANRVV, translated from the coding sequence ATGACGGCCGACGGCGCCCCCCTGCCGCTGGCGGGGGTCCGCGTGCTGGACTTCACCCAGATCACCCTGGGCCCGATCGCGACCCAGATGCTCGGCGACTTCGGGGCCGATGTGGTCAAGATCGAGCGGCCGGGGGCCGGGGACTACATGCGCTCCACCCTCGTGCAGCCCGACGGGGTGAGCTACGTGTTCCTGGCGAGCAACCGCAACAAGCGGGCCGTGACGATCGACCTCCGCCAGCCCGCCGGGCGTGAGGTGGTGGAACGCCTCCTCCGTGACGCCGACGTGCTGGTCCACAACTTCCGGCCCGGGACGATGGAGCGGCTGGGGTTGGGGTACGAGGACGTGCGCGAGCGGCATCCCAAACTCATCTACGCGGTCGGAAGCGGCTACGGCCTCACCGGGCCCTATCAGGCAAAGGGCGGCCAGGACGTCCTGGCGCAGGCCCTCGGCGGAGCGCTGCTCCGCCGCGCGGAGCCCGACGCCCCGCCCGAGCCGTTCAGCACCGCCGTCTGCGACTGCGCCGCCGGGATGCTGCTGGTGCAGGGCATCCTGCTCGCCCTGCTGGCCCGCCAGCGGACCGGGCGAGGCCAACTGGTCACGTCGTCGCTCCTGGACGGCATGCTGTACATGCAGCAGCAGGAGGCCACCGCGCTCCTCAACGCCGGACAGGTCGTCAACTGGATCGGGCTCCCGCTCAACGGGACCTTCCGCACCAAGGACGACCGGTGGGTCGTGTTGATCGGCGCCTTCAAGAAGGATCCGTTGGGAGACATCTGCCGGGCGCTCGATCTCGGACCGCTGGGGAAGGATCCCCGCTATGCGACCGAGGCCGCGCAGATGGCCCACCGCGCAGATCTGCAGGCGATCTTCAGGCAGCGGTTTGCCGAGCTGACCGAGGCGGAGGCGCTGGCGCGGCTCGAGGCCCAGGACCTCCTCTGTGCGCCGGTGCACGGGCTCGACGAGGCCGTGGTCGATCCGCAGGTACAGCACAACGACATGATCGTCGACGTCCCGCACCCGGCCCTGGGGCGCTTCCGGACGATTGGGATCCCGATCAAGCTGTCGGCGACCCCCGGGCGCATCCGGCGGTCGCCCCCGGCGCTGGGCGAGCATACCGACGAGGTGCTCGCCGAGGCCCACTACACCGGGGAGGAGATTGACCGACTGAGAGCCAACCGGGTAGTGTAG
- a CDS encoding aquaporin, with product MRKYITEFIGTFFLVLTIGATAVASAPGVIAPLAVGSALMIMIFAGGHISGAHYNPAVTLGAWIRGRCPAKDVVPYMISQAIGAIIAAAAVGILKAGADVKPMTLAMGPALTAEFLFTFALVYVMLNVVTAKGTAGNSFYGLAIGMTVMAGAFAVGNISGGVFNPAVAVGISVMGLSAWSNLWIYLLANFLGAIVASGTFKSLNPDDR from the coding sequence ATGAGGAAGTACATCACCGAATTCATCGGAACGTTCTTTCTGGTGCTGACGATCGGCGCCACCGCGGTGGCGAGCGCCCCCGGGGTGATCGCGCCCCTGGCGGTTGGCTCCGCGCTGATGATCATGATTTTCGCCGGCGGGCATATCTCCGGGGCCCACTACAACCCCGCGGTCACACTGGGCGCGTGGATCCGCGGACGGTGCCCGGCGAAAGACGTGGTCCCGTACATGATCTCGCAGGCGATCGGCGCGATCATTGCCGCCGCCGCGGTCGGAATCCTCAAAGCCGGCGCCGATGTCAAACCCATGACCCTCGCGATGGGTCCCGCCCTCACCGCGGAGTTTCTCTTCACCTTCGCCCTGGTGTACGTGATGCTCAACGTCGTCACCGCCAAAGGCACCGCCGGCAACTCCTTCTACGGCCTCGCCATCGGCATGACGGTCATGGCTGGGGCGTTCGCCGTCGGCAACATCTCCGGCGGCGTGTTCAATCCGGCGGTGGCGGTGGGGATTTCGGTCATGGGACTCTCGGCGTGGTCAAACCTCTGGATCTATCTGCTCGCCAACTTCCTCGGCGCCATTGTCGCGAGCGGGACCTTCAAATCCTTGAATCCGGACGATCGGTAA